Sequence from the Flavobacterium sp. J372 genome:
AGGGTCACTCGGGTCTTTATATACTCCTAATACGGGTGGACGGATAAGGGCATGTCTAATAACGCCAGGCGCATCCCCACTTGATGAAATCCTGTCTTGGCTTTGGAATGTGATTTGCATATTAACACCGGCAGTAAACATTTCATTAAGCTTACTGTTTACGTTGGTACGGAAGTTTACGCGTTTGTATTGGTCATTATCCTCCGTAACCACGCCGTTCATGCCATAGTATCCACCAGATATAAGATAGCTTGTCTTATCATTTGCTCCACTTGCAGTAATTTGTACATTTCTTGATATACCTTGTGTAAATAGTTCATCAAGCCAATCGGTATCGGCAAGGTTGAGGGTCGTCCTGTCAGAAGTATATAAGTTTGGCGTTGTATAAGTGTTATTCCATGATTGTTCCATTACGTTCATATACTGTTCAGCATTTAGCATATCCGGGAGGTTTTGCACATAATGTATACCTGTAAAGAAGTCAACATCAAAGCTTGACTTGCCCTTAGCACCAAGTTTAGTGGTGATAATAACTACACCACCGGCAGCTCTTGAACCATATATGGCTGTAGCAGAAGCATCTTTTAAAACTGTCATAGACTCTACGTCTGCCTGGTTAAGAAACGTAATATCACGTGTTGGAGTGCCATCTACTACATACAATACTCTGTTGTCTCCTATAGTGCCTTCGCCGCGGATGCGTATTACGCTGCCATCTCCGGGCGCACCTGTATTTGCAGCTACAAATACACCTGCTACCTGCCCTTGAAGTGCCTGTGCAACATCAGGTATCCTTGTTTTTTCAAGGTTATTGAGGTTCACCTGAGAAACGGCTCCGGTAATAGAACGTTTGCTTTGGCCTACATAACCTGTTACAACAACTTCACTTAGCTGTTGCGAATCTTCCTGAAGTATAACATTTATTTCTGTCCTGCCGTTTACGGCTACTTCCTGCGATGTAAAACCCATAAAACTGTAAACTAATACAGCATTGGTGTCAACATTGTCAATTGTATATCTTCCGTCTAAATCTGTAACTATACTAGTAGTTGTTCCTTTTACCATTACTGTGGCCTGTGGCAGCGGCCCCGTAGCGTCAGAAACGGTTCCGGTTACAGTTTGGGCATAAAGTGTGCTTCCGGACATAAATGTCAGTATAAGAAGCAGGCATTTAATTAATCTGTTCATGGTTGCTAGGCAGTTTTGTTAAGGGTTAGTAAAATTTTTCTCATTTTGATAATTTAATGTTTTGATGGTTGTTAATTGTTGTTACGAAAACGTTATAAATTTATAAACACTGCATAAAAAGGAGTGTACACTATTTATCCAAAAGTGTACACTGTTTTATAACTTGCTTAAAATTAATGTTTTAAATTTTGCTTGACTTACCTCTGTAATTAAGCTGGTAATTTTTAGGAGTAGTGTTATATACCTTTTTAAACTCTCTGTAAAAGTATGAGCGGTTATTAAATCCTGACTTATAGCATACCTCAGATACGGTCAATTTATTTTTACGTAATAATTCTGCAGCGTGTTTAAGACGGATAGTACGTATAAGATCTCCCGGGGATATTGAGAAGGACTCTTTAATTTTACGATAGAATTGTGAAGAACTTAAACCCAGCTCTTTCTCTAAATACGCTGAATCCAGATTCTCATTTTCTATATTGCTACGAACTAAATCAATTACTGATTTTATAAAAGCCTTTTGATCATTGTTAACGGGAATAGCCGAAAGATTGTCAAGAAGAGTATCCTGTGTAAAATGTTTCAATACCAGCTCTTTTTGTTCCAGTAGCTTTTGTATCCTCACTAGTAAGTGCTTAGGATAAAAAGGTTTCGGAATGTAAGAATCGGCACCGCTCTCAATACCCTCTATTCTGTGTATTACCGAATTTTTAGCAGTAAGCATTATAAATGGTATATGGCAGGTATTAATATCTGTCTTTACTTTTTTACACAGCTCTACGCCATCCATTACCGGCATCATTACATCGCTTACAATAATATCCGGTAAATCTGAATTTATAATTTCTAATGCTTCAGCGCCATTATAGCTACTGATAATGGTGTATTTCTCTGACAGAAGGTCTTTCAGGTAGGCATGTATCTCACTCTCGTCTTCAACAATCAATATTTTTTGCTTATCATTTTCAAGGGCATTAAGTGCCGAAATCTTATCCGGATCAGGGTCAGCTTTATCAGTTTTTTCCTCTAAAATGTTTTTAAGGTGCTGGGAAATAACTACAGGCGTAATTTCGGTATCAATTTCTTTTTCGCTAAAAGCAGCTTTTTCACAAGGGATGAGTACAGTAAATACTGTTTCTACATTAGCCACACTGCTAACCAGTATTTCGCCCCTAAGCACTGTTACCAGCCTTTTTACATATGCCAGGCCAATCCCGGCCCTGAACATTTCGGTATCAGACTGCACCTCGCTGTCAGATAAAAAGAAACGGTCAAATAGCGAGTCCTGCTTTTCCTTTGAGATGCCCACACCTGTGTTCCTTATAGTAATGTTCAATGTTTTGAAGTCCTTCTCTTCAATGCTGCATCTCATCTGTATCTCACCATTGGCCGGAGTATACTTGAATGCATTAGACATAAGGTTGAAAATTATTTTCTCTAGCTTGTCTTTATCATACCATCCTTGCAGTGCGGGTGGTATATCAAGATTATAGTTTATGTTTTTATCCAAAACCCAGTCGTCAAACAATTCGGCAATTTGCTCCAGCAGGTTTACAAGGTCAAAATGCCTTACCGTATTTTCGAGGTAATCATACTCTGCTTTTCTGAATTCCAGTAATTGTTGTGTAAGGAAAAGAAGCCTTGATGCATTTCTCTGAATCATGTTTATGAATTTAAGGTTCTTCCCCTCAAGGGCAACAGTTTCAGAGAGTTTTTGTGCCGGACCTACAATGAGTGTCAATGGTGTTAAAAACTCATGTGCTATGTTTGTAAAAAAGCTTAGCCTGTTTTCATGCAGTTCCTCCTCTTTTTTCCTTATCATGATGTTTTGCCGGAGTGACTGTTGTTTTAAATTATAGCTTCGTATGAATAATAAGAATACCAATGCCAGGGCTAAATACATTACCAGCGCAAGGTTAGACTGCCACCATACAGGTTTTACGGTAATGTTAAGAGCGTGAACAGGTTTGCTCCATATCCCTTCACTGTTACTCCATTTGAGCCATAACGAATATTTCCCTTTGGGTACATTGGTAAATGAGATAACCTGGCGATTGCCTATATTGTTCCAGTCTTTATCAAAACCCTCCAGTTGATAGGCATATTGACACTTTTCAGGATTTGTATAAGTGAGCGCTTTCAGGTGTATATTGAAAAAGTTTTGATTATGTTTTAATGTAAGAGATGGGTATGTTGAAGAGTTATGCGAGATTACGAGTCCCTGGTAGTAAGGCACCGATTGGTTTTGTCCGCTAATTTCATCAATGAGCAGGCTTGGCACTTCAGCAGAGGCATATATATTTTCAGGTAAGAAGTGGTTAAAACCCTTTATTCCGCCCATAAATATACGGCCTGTTTCAGGATCACTGTAATAGGCACCATCAGCAAATTCATTGTTTTGCAGGCCTTCGTATCTTGTATAGTTAGAGAATCTTTGGTGTGCAATCTCAAGATTAGATAACCCGTAATTGGTGCTAATCCACAAGTTAGCGTCTTTTACAGGTACAATGCCATGAATCGTGTTATTGGGTAACCCTTCTTTGTCTGTAAAGCTTTTAAATGTTGCTTTGCCATCATTGTTTATATTCTTAAGCAGGTTAAGCCCGTAGCTGGTGCCTATCCACAGCCTGTTTTTAGAATCAGTAACAAGACACAATATGTCATTACTGGAAAGGCTTTGGGAATTGCCAGTAATATTTTTATATACATTAAAGATGCCTGTAGTTTTATTAAAAAGATTTAGCCCGCCAAGCCTTGTACCTATCCATAGCTCCTTATCATTTTTAGGAATTATTGAATAAATAATGTTGCTGCTAATAGAGTTACTGCCATTTCCTCCGGCAGTATATTTTGAAAAATCTGTCAGCTTTATATTCCCGTTCTCCTTTATTATTTTTAAGGATATCATTCCGTAGCCGTTGGTACCTACCCAAAGTATATCATTATTATCCCGGTAAATAGAGTAAACAGACTTGAAATAACCGCATTTTTCTGCACCATCAACATCTTTCCAGCTTATAAGATTATCACTTTCTGAATCATAAATCGTTAATCCTTCTCCATCGGTACCTATAAATACCAAGTTATCTTTACCTTTTTGCAGGGCATATATCGAATTATTAATTCTGCTATTGTTTTCATTGAAATGTGTATATAAAAGCTTTCTGTCAGGATAAAGGTAGAAATCAACCGGAAGCCTGAATAAGCCACTGCCTTTGGTACCCAACCAGAAACCCGAGGAATCTTTTAGAAATGATCTTACAATTCCGCTATGGAGTTCCGGAATCTGTGTTCTTGATATCAGATTGAATGATTTCTTTTGCGGAAATATCTTTATTAATCCGTCGCCATCAGTTCCTGCCCATAATATATTTTCATTAGGGTGTAATAGTAGTGAAGTTATATTATGGCCTTCAAGATGTTTAAGCCATGGTGTTGATACTTTATCACCATTGCTGTTTATTATGGCATATCCTGATTTACCCAATACTACCAAACCTTCTGGCACATCACCAATAATGGTTGAAACAGATGCTGTAGCCTCATGTACGTTATTCTTATAGGCTGATTGTAAAAAAGTTTTGCCAGAAGTCCCAATAATAAATATTTTATCATCGCCAATTTTACTGAAAGCACGCACGTCATCCCGCAGCTTTTGCACATCTGATATGACTTTGTTGCCCTCACCAGCCATTTTTATCGCTACAGAATATAATGTATTATCATTATATAAAATCAATAGTTTTCCTGAATCCAAAAATTCAAGTTTTTGCACTGATTTATTAGGGAGCTTTTGTGAACTGAAACGGCTGAACTTACCGTTAGCGAAATAACCTATTCCCCAATCCTGTACCGCACAATAAACATTTTTTTTTGTGTCGAAGGCCATGTTAAACTGTGATTCTGTAACAGGAGGCTTATTCTCTGAATTAAAGTAAAAGCGCCTGAACTTATTGGCTTGTTTATTATAGCAATTAATGCCATGCATAGTCAATATCC
This genomic interval carries:
- a CDS encoding response regulator, which produces MAFDTKKNVYCAVQDWGIGYFANGKFSRFSSQKLPNKSVQKLEFLDSGKLLILYNDNTLYSVAIKMAGEGNKVISDVQKLRDDVRAFSKIGDDKIFIIGTSGKTFLQSAYKNNVHEATASVSTIIGDVPEGLVVLGKSGYAIINSNGDKVSTPWLKHLEGHNITSLLLHPNENILWAGTDGDGLIKIFPQKKSFNLISRTQIPELHSGIVRSFLKDSSGFWLGTKGSGLFRLPVDFYLYPDRKLLYTHFNENNSRINNSIYALQKGKDNLVFIGTDGEGLTIYDSESDNLISWKDVDGAEKCGYFKSVYSIYRDNNDILWVGTNGYGMISLKIIKENGNIKLTDFSKYTAGGNGSNSISSNIIYSIIPKNDKELWIGTRLGGLNLFNKTTGIFNVYKNITGNSQSLSSNDILCLVTDSKNRLWIGTSYGLNLLKNINNDGKATFKSFTDKEGLPNNTIHGIVPVKDANLWISTNYGLSNLEIAHQRFSNYTRYEGLQNNEFADGAYYSDPETGRIFMGGIKGFNHFLPENIYASAEVPSLLIDEISGQNQSVPYYQGLVISHNSSTYPSLTLKHNQNFFNIHLKALTYTNPEKCQYAYQLEGFDKDWNNIGNRQVISFTNVPKGKYSLWLKWSNSEGIWSKPVHALNITVKPVWWQSNLALVMYLALALVFLLFIRSYNLKQQSLRQNIMIRKKEEELHENRLSFFTNIAHEFLTPLTLIVGPAQKLSETVALEGKNLKFINMIQRNASRLLFLTQQLLEFRKAEYDYLENTVRHFDLVNLLEQIAELFDDWVLDKNINYNLDIPPALQGWYDKDKLEKIIFNLMSNAFKYTPANGEIQMRCSIEEKDFKTLNITIRNTGVGISKEKQDSLFDRFFLSDSEVQSDTEMFRAGIGLAYVKRLVTVLRGEILVSSVANVETVFTVLIPCEKAAFSEKEIDTEITPVVISQHLKNILEEKTDKADPDPDKISALNALENDKQKILIVEDESEIHAYLKDLLSEKYTIISSYNGAEALEIINSDLPDIIVSDVMMPVMDGVELCKKVKTDINTCHIPFIMLTAKNSVIHRIEGIESGADSYIPKPFYPKHLLVRIQKLLEQKELVLKHFTQDTLLDNLSAIPVNNDQKAFIKSVIDLVRSNIENENLDSAYLEKELGLSSSQFYRKIKESFSISPGDLIRTIRLKHAAELLRKNKLTVSEVCYKSGFNNRSYFYREFKKVYNTTPKNYQLNYRGKSSKI